gtaattatttaaatcattcTGTACTTATAAACTCTATGAGGGTTCTTTATGTCTAACTATTATTAAGTTCTTATATTGAGTTTCCCTGTAAATATATTTACATTCTTTGGGTAGGTTTTAAGCTGGTTCCCTCGTGCATTATACTTTCCCAATTTTGCGTCTATAGAACAATGCCAGAGCATAATTAAGATAGCAAAGACAAGTTTGGAACCATCATCATTGGCTCTTCGCAAAGGAGAAACAGAAGAGACCACCAAAGGAATTAGAACGAGGTATATACGACTCCATAACCCTCATTTTTGTCAATCACTTTCTATCAGcgaactttctatcaatgtttAACATGAACACCGAGACATTTATTTAAGTCTTTTCATTGTCTTAATTTCAGAGTGATCAGATTCTTATTAATTAGGTAATTTTTTCCAAAACTTATTTGATAATGTCAGAAGATCTAAACGATAATCAATTCAAACATGACTCCTTCCCATTTCTGCTAAACTAGGTCACTGAATATATGGTGTGTGTTCATTTATCATCTTGTTTTGGAAGACAGAGCGAATTCATGATGTTCAAACCACATGTGATTTGTtctttttaaagtttgaatgaCTTGTCTCTAATATCTTGTAATTTGCTCCAAAATATAAGAATATGATAGAACTTTGCGCTGCATGTGTTAGTATCTTTGACAAGAATCTACATACCGTGCATGAGATTTACATTATCTTGTCAATTTCTTTAGTTCTGGCACGTTTATAAGTGCATCAGAAGACAAAACTGGAATCTTGGATCTTATTGAGGAGAAAATTGCAAGAGTGACAATGATCCCCAAGACACATGGTGAGGTAAAGTTCACTAACatttatatcttatataaaaTGCATTAAGCTCATAAGTACTGcttataaaaaaattgcattAAGCTCATCTCACCACATGTAGTCTTTGATTTTGCTTCCATGTCTCAGATATTATTGATCTGATAAGTGGCagaattttggaagaaaatcaTTCTAAAtccccccaccccccaaaaaaaaagaaccaaaaGGCCCCATCCAAACGGCTACCCCACCTATCTTGCTCAGTGCAACAGCAAAACTCTCGTTACTCTGCATCCTAGTTTAGTTGTGGCATCATTTGTGTAGTGCTAGTGTTTGGGAAAAAAAAGATTGTGATTTTGAAACTAGTTAGATATCTTAATAAAACTATAATATAAACTTCCCATTTGTATCTCGTTTGATTGGCATAGAATAAATTATGTGGACTTCAATTTGTTTAATTCTTAAAAGCGAATATACcaagaaaaagattaaaatgtTTATTTCTGATAGCTTTGAGAATTTAAAAGAAATGGGTCCAATTTAGCTGTTGAAGTAATCTTATGTTATCAAGTGATATACTGAAGAACTTAAAAGAAGTGGgcctcatttttcattttgataaGGAGTATTTTAGCCTTTGTATACAAGATCAATACTTCTCACTGAAACACTGATTCGTCATGTTAATCTGAGAAGtgatatttgaaatttgaagttCAGAGTAATGCCTATTAAGTTACAGACTACGGTGAAGTAATAAAAGAATTCAGAATAGTAATGCTATGAAACTCGGATGACAGTTTACCGAATTTGGCAGGTGACTTTGAGGCCGTTTATTCTAAAGTAGCTAAGATGCAAGAGATTATGGTATAGAGTAGGTGATCATAGATCTCATAATGGTGTGGATACACTGCTTCTAACAAGAGATTCGTTTTCAAAGGACAAAACCATGAGTCAGTGGGTCAAGTTTGCAGTTCTAAAAGAGACAAAAAACACTAGTTGATTCTTTCTATTTGTCCTAGCCCTGGTGGACAGAGTTACTAGGTACCTATTGCTGTTGGGAGTTGGCAGGTATACTGTGGAATTAGTGGACGTGTGCGAAAGGTGGTCCAGACACCACGgtcatcaaaaaaaataaaatctgcgGTTTGATTAGCATCTGAAATTGCCTGGTATGGAGGTTTTGAGCTGGTTTTCCATAATACTTCGGTCAATTTCTTTACTGGATTTTGCTTTGCAAGTAACCAAATATATAACACATGTTTGTTCCTAGTACACGTGACAATTTGCAGCTTGTCAATCTGCTAACTTGATCATTGTAGATTAATAAACATTGGTGTGATTGTATCTCAATTTTCTCTTTATCGCTTCTTACTGATTTTGAATGATTCTCTGCTTCAGGGCGATGCTAAGTGTTATATTCCTCCggtcattatttttcttcaagctGAATAATTTGACCTTTGCTCTTCGGTGAACTTGTACGTGTTTCAGGCGTTTAATGTTTTGCGGTATGAAATTGGGCAAAGATATCAGTCACATTATGATGCTTTCGATCCTGCTCAATATGGCCCTCAGAACAGCCAAAGGGTTCGTATGAACTAAATTTTGCAGTGGTGCTATTTTTTCTAATTGACTCACTATTTCTCTTGTAGTTCAATTGAAATCTTACACAAAACGGCATCATGGATGGTGGAATACTATAGTATTTGATTATCTGTGCATGATGATGTTGTGCTTATCCATGATTCCATGTTACTCATATACATCCTCCTCTCCCCAGGATTACATATAATTAGAATAGAAAACTTTGATGTGTTTGATTTAAGTATTGGGTTCTATGTCGTAAATAAGCAGAATTCGGTTGCAACAACTCCACATTATTAATATGGCATTTTACTCGCTTTACCTCAAAACTGCAGATGCAGGTCCTTCTGTGCAGTACTTTACTGAACTCTCTCCAGCATGTGTcagatgacaaaattgataaataaatatgcTGCTTTATCTCCGAttggaatatttttttcaaagatgGGGGCAGTTTTTTTATCATTAAGCATGTGTATTTTGCGagaaaatttatcaaaagaaattatttgcATGCTTTAAGTGTAAACCATCTTTATTTGTACAATCTAAATATCACTCCTAATGAAAAGTCTCCAAAGCATGTCGCTGTCTACTGTTTTTTTCAGTTAGAAGatattgttttatcttttgaCTAAAGAAATCCAATTGTTATCGTGTTTACCGTTACTGCTCTAGTAATTTCTCTTCAATAATCAAGATGATAATAATTGTTCTGTTGGTTTCTTATCTTGCCATTGATGTGACATCCTCTATATCCAACTTTATTCTTTTCTTCATGGAAAATTTCTGATCTTAACTTCAATCTTGGAAATTGGAACCATCAGGTGAAAATGTGTCGAGCAAGTACAGGGATTGTACTACGCTTTTAACCATGACATATTCATTGGTCGAGAATTTTTTCACTGGCATTTAATGTTAAGGAATGCTTGTTTTCACTTGTCTGGACTAAACTTTCATTAATCTCATCTAGGTTGCATCCTTCTTATTATATTTATCTGATGTTGAAGAAGGTGGGGAAACTGTGTTCCCTTTTGAGGTGAGATCAAGTTACTCTCTACTCTCTTTCTACCGATCACTACCTATCTTTGTGTGCCTGACTTGTAAATGGTCCTTTGTGGTTCATCTACAGAGCGCACAGAATATGGATGGTACCTACGATTACAGCAAGTGTATTGGTTTGAAAGTGAAGCCACGCAGAGGGGATGGACTTCTATTCTACTCGCTGCTTCCAAATGGTACAATTGATCTGGTGAGCTATTCGAATGCATTCATTGTTACAGTGTATTTTCTGACTGTTCATTGGTGATTTGTTATAAAGATCAATAACACATAGAAAGGAGTAATCAGTCAGTTAAGAAATTTGTTTCAAAGAGCTGATCCTCAATAGCTTAGCTGGAATACAATGCGAACTTTGTGCCATCTGTAGCTGCTAAAATCTAATGCTGCTATGTTAGTTTGCTTAATGCAATTAGAATATGCTCTTCGTCTTCCTTTCACGTCTTCCAGATGCAAGAAATTGTAAATGACAGTATATAAATTACCAAAGAAGTGGATGATCAACAGAATGTAATGcataatttcattattcatACACGGCCTTGCGATTTTCATGTTTGTTTGAACTTTAATGCAGACATCACTTCACGGTAGTTGCCCAGTAATAAGAGGAGAAAAATGGGTGGCCACCAAGTGGATCAGGAATATAGAACAGGACGAGTAAATGCCTGTACACTAAAGTGTTGTTCATTATGTATTTCTAGTAATTTAACCTGAGTGAAGAAAACAGTTTTGGAGTTGATAGATTTATATAATGTGAATTTATTGTATCCTTTCCAGTTCTTCATTTTGCATCTCTCTCCGACTTTTTTATACCATAACTTTTAAAAGgcattatttctttttcaaatttgatgcccaatCAAAAACCtaaattgaaatggagggagtatatgGTAGCAAAGCACATGCCTGGATTGTTGTATTCCATGGCAATTtgaggagaaaataaaatttcttaacCACTTCcaaaatgaataagaaaaaaaatgatcttttcaGATTTTCTTGTGTATAACCACTTGTAAAATGGacataatttttgtaaataaaaaacTACGAAATCAATTGGTCGGCGTGCCTTCAATTTAAAGACGCAACTCACGAAAAAGGTTAAACTACACGAAGACATTTTCTTCATCACATAAATAAAGCAAACGATCCCTCAAATACATGTAATTGTCAACCATATCTAATATCTATCCACGAGGGTCCACctctttttaaattatattttaatgttttcttcatttcaattatcATATAGTTTATTTGTGTTTGAAGTTTaaggaagatttttttttttaaaaaaagaacactTAATCTAGTGTAAGTCAAAAATATTTGTGCAATTCTAAACCATATCATTAATGATAAAATGagtatttaaaatgaattaatagaTATAAATTAACAGAGACGGATCTAAGATTTAGAGTCACTGGGTGCCAAGCGGAGGCGGATCTACATAATGCTAAGCAGAGACGGACCCACATGATTTGATAGGGATGCACGTGCATCCGTTAACCTCAAAAAGAAATCacgtgtatatatgtatatctatcgTGAAAAACTCACATTAAGTAGGATATAATCAACAGTACATCCATAAGAAGCGAAGGGGTGCCCTTATTTAGTTGGTATAAGATAGAGGATCCACTCGTAAAAATACGATTTagtcttattttattatttttattttaagtttagcttataaatcatattttagcCATTAGTTACTAATCTAATACTACATTATTCGTTAATTATAGTAATAGTTTCGTTAACTACCTAAATTAAGATAGTATTGGTGCatcaaaatcttcaaattttgaattcgtCTCTAATGCTCAGTAGACTCATTgattaaatcaattttagatTCAGATAGAATTATTCGTCTTGTGGCTGAATGAGAGAGTATGATTGGGCGATGAACGGAAGACTGAAGCTTTAATTAATGACAATTTTTTGTTGTTCAAAAGTTTAAAGGAAGAGTCAGGATTTCAACGgtgaaaagattttttttttatcatatatttaatcttataaaaaaactcaaagaattaaattaaattagttaaaaaataattattgattaatacttaataataagttaataagtaaaaaaaatcaaaaaataaaagaaaatgtgccttatggttttaaaaaaatgctGCTAGCTGGATCGATCCCACAAACTAAGACATATCAAGTAGATGGTCTACCATTACACCAaagattatttttgttttgtgagtggcacatttattatttatatatatataaatacttatACACAAATAAAGTTTTCGTCGAAGCTTGTGAATGGCGTGACACCCCCACAGACTTTAATAGATTCGCATAGATAtacataactttttttaaatgatttaaaaaggTGAAGGTTTCCACGAGTAGCAAAACTTTTTAGCATGCTTATTAAATGCAAGTAGACTTTTCTCATAGACCCAACAATTATATAAATTGGAAAAAGAGGCCAACACAATAATGATATCCTCATCTACTTGATCATGTCTTGGTCATATGTACCTcggtttaaaaaagaatgatctattttttttaattttttaaaaaagaatgatttttttcttttttgataatatCTTACTTTAAGATTTTTCACGTGgtatatttaagatcacaaaattaaatgataattttgtacAATTGACATAACTTAAATTTAGGAtaaaaagattcaaaaatcttttttattttattaaattttgtgtcaaaTCAAATCAGgtcactctttttttttaaaaaaaattataatattaatttggtTAATCCAAAGGGTTTGATCTTTAGaacttttaattcttttcaaCTCAATTAATGTTGTATTTTTGGTTTTCCAAGAGttatataactatttttttaaaattaaattgaattagatTAACTCAGTATtctaaaattaatattcaattattaacaaattataagaaaaatatcataaattactGTTGCTTTTATATcaatttgttaaaattaaaatatatattctaaAATATCAATAATCTCAAAAAGCGAAAAGTATTGCATAATTAATTTGAGACATgagtattaaatttattatattataattagagATTCTCAATCTAACATTTATTTGTGATTTTCGtaaaatttcacataaaaatcTATACTTTATAACTTTATGTTAAACTACTTGAGTATTAAGATAGAATACatcgataaaaaaaaaatatttgtatcgAAGATCTTTGATGCTCCAAAgtcaaataaaattgaaaaataattgattcGACTGACCCCAGTATCGATCCACTAGATCTATCCAAAGTCAAGTTATGTGGCTTGCCAATATGAAAAGGATCAAATAATTATGGCATATGCTTCTTTTTTGTTAcgtctttttttaataattatggcATATGCATGCATTATCTTTTGGAGTTTAGTTTCCACACCACACAACTTTATTCTACGAccaaacatatatattaatataaatatctagAGCAAATAAGTAAATTTCAAAGTAAATCTGTTGTGCGAAGAGTACGATGGGAGTAACTAAAGAGGCTCACAATGTTGAAGTTATTGGGTCAGGCAAGACTACCGTGGTACTTGGTCATGGTTTTGACACTGATCAATCAGTTTGGAAACATCTTATTCCTTACTTAATCGATGATTATCGTGTTGTTCTTTATGACAACATGGGCTCTGGTTCGACTAATCcagattattttgattttgaacgATACGCCACTCTCGAAGGTTATGCCTATGATTTACTTGCCATTTTAGAGGATCTTCAAATTGATTCTTGCATATATTTAGGACATTCTTTGTCATCCATGACTGGTGTTGTTGCTTCTATATTTCGTCCTGatctcttttccaaactcaTCTTACTTTCTGCTTCACCAAGGTGAGATCATCAATGTAATTGCCCTTCAAATTCAAATaggttttttttaaacttatatatgatatataatatagtgcaattatttgtttgtttatttatttatttataattgtttGTGGTATGAAAGAATTTCATGCATTTGCTTGATTCAAATTAATACTACCTACATTTGATTCATACTTTGTAATATTTTCACTATGTCTTCCAATTTTGAgcgtgcacaagtagacttttaAATtcgtataaaattgaacaagcaGACACACGTATCCTACATGACGTGATACATGTAGGATGCCATGTAGGATACAAATTTTTCATGTAGGGTGTCATGTAAAACAAATGTGtctcactacaacaaaaacaacttttagcggcattaaatattgacactattAAAGAatgttaaagtctttaccggcattagttaagtgtccttagaaccaatgtcgctaaaggctttagggacatatacaaagagtgacaattgccgctaaaaatacatatttagcggcaattaagaattaaatgccgctaatggtcatttttgttatagtgtatttgttcaattttatataaatttaaatgtctacttgtgcacacccaaagatAAATGTCATAATTGCCCGTTAACGCCAAGCTATGagtcatgtttatatattatgccttttcaaaaaatatttggcatgttttcaaagaattcgtaaaaataattatatattcagTGTACTCTACTACTCGCTCTAGTATGAACTGTCGAGAAACTATTTTAGGGCCTAAATAAATTGTCACTTTCTACTAATGCCCTTTTAATGAAGTGAAATGATTAAGaggaaaaataacataaaacttCAGACTATTACTCTTGTAACTAATCAAGGTTATTTGTGCATCTTTACCAAAACGTTCAAAAATCTCAAGGGAATACAATTATAAGTGATTATCTTATTTAAAGAATTAAGTTGttagagaaaatatattttttatagttaattatattctcaacaCATTCACTCATGTGTGGGTATGATTCTTTTTCATGGGCAAGCACGTagatatattctttttattatggATGTCGGTGAGATTCTATCTCAACAGCTCTGATACTATGTTGAAGTGTGTGAGCTTAAGTTGTTAAAAGGAACACACTTTTAGTAATATAACTTTAGTAgttaattatattctcaacGATACAAATGTTTCCTCTTTATATAGGTTCATAAATTCAGATGAATACTACGGAGGATTCGAAAAGGAAGACATTGATCAACTATGTCAAGCGATGGAGTCGAACTACAAGTCATGGATCGACGGTTTCGCGCCGCTAGTAATCGGCGGTGACATGGATTCAGTGGCAGTTCAAGAATTCAGCAGAACATTATTCAACATGAGACCAGACATCTCATATAAGTGTTTTTCGAACAATTTTCACGTTCGATTTAAGGCATTTTCTCTGTCGTGTTACGGTTCCTTGTCACATTATTCAGAGTTCCAAGGATTTGGCCGTGCCAGTGGCAGTTTCGGAATATATTCACCGAAATCTGGGCGGGAAGTCAATTGTCGAAGTCATCTCAACCGAAGGTCATCTCCCGCAGCTGAGTGCACCGGAGGTCACTATTCCGGTGCTGCTTCGTCATATTTCTCATGATATTACTATTGATCGCGAAGTTTCACAATaattcacttttacttgttacttatttttaagaacaactttcacatatagtacacacaaaattcatatttgtatgttataataaaatttgcataattgcgctccatagcaaacatgaatacgtataattcgctatacatatacaaagaaaccaattcataattcgctatacatatacaaaagaaagcagttgtatatAAATCAATTGTacaatttgtgtatgtataaaacgagaaagagagaaagacaagaAAATTGGGCAGGGGAATATGtgtgtattgtataattataagtgtataggacgaagatatatgtatttgcaagtgtatatacaattttctctcattttttacaaacagaaacacaatttatacatttcgtttctgtttggATAAGGGATAGAAatgagggtggcgagcgagatctgggagaggggagagaaaggaacgaaaatatatgtatatatacaattttttctcgctttatacaaacagaaacacattttatacacttgtgtttgtacaAAAGTGAGAGGAAGCGAACGATAGAGGGAGAGTGGCaagcgagagtttgagggagagaagtgactgacaaacagtttgctatagggtacaattaaattaaagtgtgattatagcatttaatttgatttattattttaccattatatacaattttccctattttaatagaaatttttgtttttattttgtcacttttattatataaaaaaaaacacttttttttgcttaaaataCCTATATCAATAATTGTTTTCTTTGATGAGTGTGCCAAgtcaaataaaacaaataaaaatgaatggagAGAGTATCTGGTAGCTATTTAATTTAGGTTAACCTATATTAAATAACTAGTGAAACTATTCGCGCTTCGCGCGACTATATAAAGTATTTATAAGATAGtaatatgaaatatgtaataCTTAGGTTAGTAGCGAATATAttgatcatattaatatttctcCTTGTCTGCTATATCATAGATTTTTTttgaacatataaaatatatttatttattttgcatatGTATATTTTAGGACAAAATATTCACGTTGGTGAAGTAAATGGAATAAGAGATAATATgttgaaataacaatatattgtattaggttgcaaatattttatatgttttaattttctctatctTTTGTAGGAGTACTAATTTTCTATTCAAACTCTGATTTCgtcaaaacaaaattgattttttttgaacttttattattacatttgcttattataattttttaaacattaattaaatatttataagacttACGAAAAATGAACATATAAAAGTTATGAATGATATTTAATATCAAACGTTACAAGTAAGATGAAGAGACAtgagttataaataattcaaatgtataattttattagacATGAAATGTATTctaattatgtattgattttatatataaaataaataaataaaaataaggggtgaaaatacaaaaaaaaaacagagtaaATATAATAATCGGTgactacataaaaattataaatacatctCAAAGCAAAAAGAATGAGACAGATTGTTACATACGCAAAAAATGgcatcatgaaaataatattttatttttcaattactttttataattataataaaaatgaaactaatcgtcacaaattttgttgttgttaaaatgaaataattatattaataattttaataacaaAGAGAAAGTAATACTAATACATTtagctaaattatttatataaataaaaatttaaaaaactctAGCAAAAATAACTAAGTCGTTAATACAATTCAAAGTGAGATAGGttatgcttcattttttttcctcctACCATCTTCCTTTGCAAAGAGATCCGCCATCATGTTTTGATCCTTATGTCAAAGTCTTCATTACATGCAACCaactgaattaaaaaaaatcatataacaattaaaaataattatgtcaaaagaaagaacgaaatataaactatattaatatatttgtatattatcatTTCAATAGTACTaacaatactaaataataattatttcttgaaatctaacaaatattataatcaaactaTATTATATCTGAAAAACTAACCATTAGAAAGAGCAATTGCATACGGACAACACATTGTTAagaattacatatatttttttaatcatacttacttgataaattataatacaaacataaaaaaaaatatatatattaagaaagcatgtctaagtatataaaaataaaaagaaagacttttgaatgaaatatatcttaccttcatatactttttttgttACATGTTAGTTAATTCACAAACCAAATACCaatttatatagacaaaaatagaggaaataaaaaataaaaatatacaataaaatatttcttacctTCATGTACTTCCTTTTTTGTTACAAACCAAACCTATATGATGAGAAGAGAAACGATAATTGTGAATGTGAATCTTTatgaaactaatatgaatttataggcaaaataaagaaataccaTAAGGCATAATAAACttacaaaattaatttggaGGTTGTGGACATAAAATTATGATTCTTTGATTAGAAGTGAgataaacaaatagaaaaaaatatagagagcttttttttataaatgttcctacattaataaaatatttatttgtataaataaagtaatatatttttacaataaaataattaatttaaaattaaaaaaagtcaaaaataaataaattatatttctccttttattataagtgagataagtaaataaaaaatatgaagagttttttttgtaaatgatcctccattaataaaatatttatttgtaataaatttaagtaatttttttaattatataataattaatttatttttaaataaaagcaaaaaataaaaaagatggaAAAAGTTAAATACAAATGAAGGCCACAGAGAGGTGTCACATCACTTTGATTTTGACACGTTTTTTGTTTGGttgataatttgaaataattaatactaatatTAAATAGCGcataagataatatatattataatgcTTGATCGTATAACGTATGCCACATTTAATTGGTGGTATTATATAATACCTATACTAAATCATGCAACAATCTACTTATTATGAATAAGGCAGGAATTAgattaatatttgtgtaatgATCGCTTGACCCGTGtgcttaaaaaaagaaagataaacaATACAATCCCACTATATTAGAGCTTAATTACTTGTATTTATGTGagttttcaatattattatttcgaTAATTATGTGAGTTTTCAATGTTATTATTTGGATATTTATGTGTGTTTTTTATATCCTAAggataaaattatgtattttatatatgtatagcatAATATTATTTGTTGACGTTCATGCTATAAATGGTTAAATACCTTCGCCCTGAGGGATTATTAGGGAGAAGGGAACCCTGCCTGACCTACTATTGCCAGATTCCTTGCTCGTATTCCTTTGATTAATAAAGTACGTCAAAAATACATCACCGAGATTGATCTTTTAGCGATAATAAATAtagacattaataaagagtgataaaataattatcgaCATTGGATCTAGAGGCTTTAGAGACATTTACAAcgagtgttaaatgatgttaaaaatatatttcagtggcaattaaattaatttttgtcattaattaattgtcgCTAATGATTATTTTCGACGTAGTTCACAAAGATGCTAAGACAAGGAATATGAAATCTTCCTGTTTAGTATAAACTATACAATTCAACTTACAAATTAATAAAGTTGGCTTTTTCACATACTTCAATCCCAACCCCTCTAGCTATTTGTTGGCTGTAATTTGGACCATCCAAGAACTCCcatattttcaaaagactttgGCATTAAGTATATTCGTTTTAAAATGTCTTGTTTCTTGACTACTAAAATATAACCTTCCTTTCGATAATGTCTTGATATGGGAGAACAATAAGGTACCCCTGCCAAAGAATCAGTCATGAGGGCATTCTTAATGCACTACCATCCATTAAAATGATTATAGTTAAGTGGAATAAAcctaatgaagataatgaatTTAGAGATTCTCCTTCATAATGTATTATGAAATAAAAGCAAACTACTAATAGTAATATTGAAATAAGAATTGTAGAGATGAGAGATGaaagttcttatttttttcacaaGTGTCTCCCAAATCTTTAAAACCTCAATTTATAGTGTTACATGTAGGCAtacaaaaaaagataattataaacATACTAATAATC
This window of the Solanum pennellii chromosome 2, SPENNV200 genome carries:
- the LOC107008857 gene encoding probable prolyl 4-hydroxylase 9 — encoded protein: MKSRGKSVIGGWWNLGLPSVFLLCLFFFLLGLFASVLFSQQDVPTVRSRVLESVDLEKDFNPLPTGVSGDDSFTSIPFQVLSWFPRALYFPNFASIEQCQSIIKIAKTSLEPSSLALRKGETEETTKGIRTSSGTFISASEDKTGILDLIEEKIARVTMIPKTHGEAFNVLRYEIGQRYQSHYDAFDPAQYGPQNSQRVASFLLYLSDVEEGGETVFPFESAQNMDGTYDYSKCIGLKVKPRRGDGLLFYSLLPNGTIDLTSLHGSCPVIRGEKWVATKWIRNIEQDE